The Bacteroidales bacterium genome window below encodes:
- a CDS encoding aspartate 1-decarboxylase: MMIEVLKSKIHRVKITHSELHYIGSITIDEDLMDAANIIENERVHIYNINNGERFDTYVIKGKRGSGTVGINGAAARKVTLGDLIIIVSYACMDFLQAKNFSPTIIFPDSQTNKLK; the protein is encoded by the coding sequence ATGATGATAGAGGTTCTTAAATCCAAAATTCACAGAGTCAAAATAACTCATTCTGAATTACATTATATCGGGAGCATTACTATTGACGAAGACCTTATGGATGCGGCAAATATTATTGAAAACGAAAGGGTGCATATATACAATATCAATAATGGTGAACGTTTCGACACTTATGTAATAAAAGGAAAAAGAGGAAGCGGTACTGTGGGTATTAATGGAGCTGCCGCTAGAAAAGTTACCCTCGGGGATTTGATAATTATTGTATCTTATGCATGCATGGATTTTTTACAGGCAAAAAACTTTTCTCCAACCATTATTTTCCCCGA